Within Trichoderma atroviride chromosome 2, complete sequence, the genomic segment GCGCATGCTTGGCATTTACAGCAAAATAGCCGTTTATGCTAACATATCTACGTCAACTGCGAAAGCTGAGGCTGTTGTCACTGCTATCAAAAGAGCGACGCCTTTGCCGCCAAGGTAAAGTTCAAGTGAAATTAAGCTTCATCGAGAAAAGCTGGAAGTTATCGTTCCGGCTTAGTTTAAGTCTCAAACTCAGTGCCACAGATTGTGTCATATTTAGTCTCCGAGTTCTAACTCGTACATGAGTTAATGTCCTCCCAGCTATGAAGCCGAAGCGAATTAAGCTACCGCGAGTGATTCTTATAATGGTGCAGCGATCCAACCCCATATCCGCTACCATGATCTAGCTTCACAAAAAATTGCCTAATTTGGAAACTAGCGTTTACCAGCAGATGTCGTGATACCAAGGGTCGAGTATTACAACCAATTAGACGGTCAAAGAAATTTAAGCTAGATAATAAAGGATACAAGTACTTTCTGCTGATTGGTCGGAATCGAATATATGATCAATATACAGAATCTATGTACCAAGAATTGATTATCGCAGCTTCACCGTGTAGAAGAATGGGTCAATAATAAACCCCTGGTCGATAACCGTAGCCACGGAGTCTTTCTATTGACGACATATTTAGCTTTGATGGCCTCATATACATGAGAAAAGAGGACGCCTTTGGCTCTTATTCCATCACGCCATGTGTATCTTTGATGACGCTCTGAGCAACTACTCATCTATCTCAACATCAAGTTTTATATGTTAAATATGCACGTATTCCATATGTTGAAAACGGTGAACCTGGGCACAGGCACATGGATCATCGACCTTCAACATGAATCTGCAGCTTAGATCCGACAATGACAGTGCGGTGCCCTCGCCGCTACCCGAGGCTGCAGGCTATGTGGTTGTTGTTGCGGTTGGTCTCGTATTTGCACTCGGTATGTTACTTTTTACAATTAGAGCTTGATGGACAGAGCTAAGATGAATAGGAATGATTGGAATAACGCGCCTATTAAAGAAAACCCTCAATGAAGATAACTCAAACGTTGAAACGTAAGCGAGACGCTGCCCATCTCAAATCCTTTAGCGATGACTGACTGATAGGGCGTTACAGCTTCATGGTAGCCA encodes:
- a CDS encoding uncharacterized protein (TransMembrane:1 (o20-40i)), whose amino-acid sequence is MNLQLRSDNDSAVPSPLPEAAGYVVVVAVGLVFALGMIGITRLLKKTLNEDNSNVET